From a region of the Schistocerca nitens isolate TAMUIC-IGC-003100 chromosome 8, iqSchNite1.1, whole genome shotgun sequence genome:
- the LOC126199182 gene encoding uncharacterized protein LOC126199182, with translation MENIPWTEPVTSSKFEDLLGLNKGSVESISIKNMTKPGQNFGSSLLSIEVTLRDGQTLYLVGKFMPRTEAQKAAFDSAKTFVKEIHAYRSINVELIKLQRERGVPEEEVCDPMPRYYGSRVNIADDDSSGADDNAVLLLQNLTRSGYQMRDQKKGLDLSHARLLVKRVAQFQASAVALRLLKPQVFSSLIDGRCTFAGMGAEGNRQFSNSLMEHFKSFPEVAPYYDRLRAINDRVCDISLEKLWAEVVEPYASLSHNDLWVNNMMFLYDVSGNPTSVKFFDFQTLTYSSPVRDLIFFLYTSVRHDLVRNSVDELTVLYYESFVVWLKKMGCSTEAFTETAFRQEIDRVAPTEVMHILLLLNVLCADEHEKFTPSDEPDSSPSFSSSEMYRTKALITLQDFDARGWL, from the coding sequence ATGGAGAATATACCGTGGACTGAGCCTGTGACATCTTCGAAATTTGAAGATCTCCTTGGGCTAAACAAAGGCTCTGTGGAAAGTATATCTATAAAGAATATGACGAAGCCCGGTCAGAATTTCGGCAGCAGCTTACTTAGTATTGAAGTAACTTTGCGAGATGGTCAAACGCTGTACCTGGTTGGCAAATTCATGCCTAGAACAGAAGCGCAAAAAGCAGCTTTCGATTCGGCGAAGACATTTGTGAAAGAAATACACGCGTACCGCTCCATAAACGTCGAACTGATTAAACTGCAGCGTGAGAGGGGCGTTCCGGAGGAGGAGGTCTGCGACCCGATGCCGCGGTACTACGGGTCGCGGGTGAACATCGCCGACGACGACTCGTCGGGGGCCGACGACAACGCGGTGCTCCTGCTGCAGAACCTGACGCGCAGCGGCTACCAGATGAGAGACCAGAAGAAGGGGCTGGACTTGTCGCACGCTAGGTTGCTCGTCAAGAGGGTCGCGCAGTTCCAAGCGTCGGCTGTCGCTCTCAGGCTCCTCAAACCGCAAGTGTTTAGCAGCCTCATTGACGGCAGGTGTACTTTCGCTGGTATGGGAGCCGAAGGGAACCGGCAGTTTTCTAACAGCCTCATGGAACATTTTAAATCTTTTCCAGAGGTTGCACCGTATTACGACAGACTTAGGGCTATCAACGATCGGGTGTGTGATATCTCTTTGGAGAAGCTTTGGGCGGAAGTTGTCGAACCGTACGCTTCGCTGTCGCATAACGATCTGTGGGTCAACAACATGATGTTCCTGTACGACGTCAGCGGCAATCCGACGAGTGTCAAGTTCTTCGACTTCCAGACGCTCACCTACTCGTCGCCTGTTAGAGACCTCATATTTTTCCTGTACACCAGCGTACGACACGATCTGGTTAGAAACAGCGTCGATGAACTAACGGTATTATATTACGAGAGTTTCGTAGTTTGGCTGAAGAAAATGGGTTGTAGCACAGAAGCGTTTACGGAGACAGCATTCAGACAAGAGATCGACAGGGTCGCCCCGACGGAGGTGATGCATATACTGCTGTTGCTGAACGTGTTGTGCGCAGACGAACACGAGAAATTTACGCCCTCTGATGAGCCAGATTCAAGTCCGTCATTTTCTTCGAGCGAAATGTATCGAACGAAAGCGTTAATCACGCTTCAAGATTTTGATGCAAGGGGCTGGTTGTAA